Part of the Thermodesulfobacteriota bacterium genome, TCAGCGCCTTCAAGCCTCGAAAGCATTCCGGCTAAGGCATCTCCCGTGTCGACCGACTGAACTTTGGCCGCCAGCTGCTGCCCGTCGTCGTTGACCTTGGCATCTGCCAGCTCCAGTTCTTTCAGAAACTTTGTAAATTCCAACCCGGCAAACAGCTCTCTTAAGGCGGCCGGATCCGGGGGGCCGACCCTTAGCATGGAAAGATCAATCTCTAATGGGACATCAACACGCAGCGTTACGAGTTCTTTGGAAAGGAGGGCCTGTTCCCTATAAGTGGTCAATTTTTCCCGTAATTTAGACTTATCAATACTCTCCAGAGAGGTAAAGAGGTTTTCTACGGACCGGTATCTTTGTATGAGGCTTAACGCCGTCTTGGGACCGATGCCGGGGACACCGGGGACATTGTCAATTGCGTCACCGGCTAAGGCGAAGACGTCAGCCATCTGCCCGGGCTCCAGGCCATATTCTTTGCGCAGGTTCTCGATGTCTATCCGGCGATCCTTCATGGGATCCCAGATGGTTACGTACGGAGAAACAAGCTGCAGCAGGTCCTTATCGCCGGAGACGATGACGATCCTGTGCTCGTCAGAGGCCAGGCGTTTGACTATGGTCGCTATGAGATCATCGGCCTCGTAACCTTCCAGTTCAAAAGCAGGCAAATTTTCTGCCCGAATAATATCCTTTATATAAGGTATCTGGATAGATAGATCATCCGGCATGGCTGGGCGGTTGGCCTTATACGTCTCCAGCAGAGCGTGCCGAAACTTAGGCCCCCGGGCATCAAAGACCATAGCCAGATACTCGGGCCTCTTCTCCCGCAGCACCTTGAGCAGCATGTTGGTTACGCCGAAAATGGCGTTTGTAGGCAGGCCCTGAGACGTAGAAAGATGCGAGATGGCGTGATAGGCCCGGTAGACGTAGGAATGGGCATCAATAAGATACAATAAGGTGGGGCGTTCGGCCATGCCGATTTATAACGCTAAAGACGGCAGGCTGTCAATTCTAAGATACGCCGGTGGCGTGCCTGCTGCATCCCGATCCATTTAAGTAAAATTCTTTAGTTTCCACCCGAAAATCCAAAAGTTCCGGCTGAGCAATCAGCACTCAGCTCTCAGCGTTCAGCTTAAGATGTTGTTTGTCTTATTTTTTTGCTGACGGCTGAAAGCGGATCGCTGAGGGCTTTCATTCGGAAACGACAGTTTCCGGATGAAAACTAGTTAATATTTTGGGAAGAGTCCGGTCTTGCTCCTGCCTCTCAATGATTCCCGCAGGCGCTCTCATGTCCATGGCCTGCACAGGTATGCTGGTCGGTAAATTCAGGCAGCTTGTTGGCCTGCAGGGCATCCAGGGCATCTTTTACCTGGCCGCCCTCACGATACAAAAAGACGCGAATACCCGCCTGTTTAAATCCCAGGAGTGGTCGCATACCCATACCGCCGGAGATAATCCCCTGTACCCCGTTTCTGGCCAGAAGCATAACCGGAGCCAGACAGGCGCCAGGCTCATGCCCATCATTGGGTATCACTTCCACATCTTGGATCTTTGTCTCATCTATTGTCACTACCGTATAGACATCACAGTGCCCGAAATGTCCGGAGAGCCCGGCTTCAAGCCCTCCTGGAAAATTGGAAGGGACAGCGATCTTTACCATATTTAAGTTAAACCTCCTTCACAAAATTTTAACTCAGAGTCACAAATCAGATTTCTTCCTCTTCGACCTCTTCTATTTCTTCTTCGGGTGCCTTCTCTTCAATCTCCGGCTCTTCTTCATAACCTGCATAAGCGTAAATGGCAAGTATATCTTCAAAACGCGCCGCCTTTTGTGGATCCCGGGCGCTTATAAAAGGCGCGAGTATCTTTCTTACCTTGGCCTGTTCAATACTAACCGTTGGGTCTGCCTGACACACAGGACAACTTTTGATATGACGAATCGCAAACTCTACCATTCTAGCCGGCGCCAGAGCATCCTCGATTATTTGGTCACTCCAATCCCTGGCCAGCTTTTTCAGGCGATCACACTGCATAGGCCTCTTTCCTCTATGTGTTTGTTTAACGTGCAATTATCTGTCCTTGTTGCCGGGTAGTTTTTAATGTATTCCAAAGCGCTTTTTGTTATAAGATTTTTACGGCCAATGCAAGAAAAAAGTTTAGCATTTTTATTTTTGCCTGACCCGGTAAACCTTTTTAATAATTTAACGTCGAATTTTAAAAAAACAAACCACAAAGTACAGCGAAAAAACGATTTCAACCGTTTGAACAGTTTAAACAGCTTGAACTGTTATTAGTGAAAGCAGTTCTGGAGGCGATAATATTAGGAGATCACAGAGAGAAGAAGCCAAAAGCTGTTATAACTTGCTGATATTCTTATTTTCTCTGTGTCCTCTGTGGTTGAGTTCTAGACAGACGATAATCCAAAAGGAGAGCTATTATGACAGTTAGAAAAAGTTTTATGCTTGGTTCAGGTCTCATCATTATGTCCCTTTTTTTATTTTATCCGGCCAAAGGCCGCGCTGAAGTAGATGTCAGCGTCAACATAGGCCTGCCGCTCCCGTCGGTTGTCATTTCGTCCCCGCCCGCCGTGGTCATGATTCCGGGATCTCCGGTCTATTTCGACCCGGATATTGAAGTGGATATTTTCTTTCATCGCGGCTACTGGTACAGGCCATATCGGGAGCGCTGGTATCGGGCTACTCATTATA contains:
- a CDS encoding NifB/NifX family molybdenum-iron cluster-binding protein, producing MVKIAVPSNFPGGLEAGLSGHFGHCDVYTVVTIDETKIQDVEVIPNDGHEPGACLAPVMLLARNGVQGIISGGMGMRPLLGFKQAGIRVFLYREGGQVKDALDALQANKLPEFTDQHTCAGHGHESACGNH